From Ferrimicrobium acidiphilum DSM 19497, the proteins below share one genomic window:
- a CDS encoding GreA/GreB family elongation factor — protein sequence MTETTISQATYDALVAELHELTTTGRIEIANAIESARALGDLSENGDYHAAKDAQGKMEARVRQLQALLENAVVVSDENSSADSVRPGLIVALRYEDDDDIGEYFLGSIEERRSGVEVVSPTSPLGQALVGAKSGDWVEYRAPGGVLKVEVVSIRRA from the coding sequence ATGACGGAAACCACGATCTCACAAGCAACCTATGATGCCTTGGTTGCTGAGTTGCACGAACTCACTACGACTGGCCGAATTGAGATCGCCAACGCTATTGAATCGGCGCGCGCACTTGGTGATCTCAGTGAGAACGGAGACTACCATGCTGCGAAGGATGCTCAAGGGAAAATGGAGGCGAGAGTTCGCCAGCTCCAGGCACTGCTCGAAAATGCTGTAGTCGTCTCTGACGAGAATTCGAGTGCCGATAGCGTTCGACCAGGACTGATTGTGGCACTGCGCTATGAGGATGACGACGATATCGGTGAGTACTTTCTAGGCTCGATCGAGGAGCGTCGCTCTGGAGTCGAGGTCGTCTCGCCAACATCGCCGCTTGGCCAAGCGCTCGTTGGCGCCAAGAGTGGAGATTGGGTCGAATATCGGGCTCCTGGCGGCGTGCTAAAGGTGGAGGTCGTCTCGATACGACGAGCCTAG